The stretch of DNA TAGGACTCGACCAACAGCAGCCCGTTCGGGCCGGCGCGCTGAATCACCTTGAGAAGTGTCTCCATCGTGGTGACCTCCTCGAGCTGCTCGTTGATGAACCAGCGCAGAAAGTCCTGCGCCAGGTAGTCGGTCTCCTTGACCGCCTGGTCCATCAGGGCGGTGATCTGCCGTGTGACCTCATTCTCCCAGTCGAGCGACAGCTTGGCCGCGTTCTCGGCCGAGCCGATATCGTGACGGGGGGCTTCGATCGTCGGG from Anaerolineales bacterium encodes:
- a CDS encoding ferritin, producing the protein MMISEKLSAAMSAQVGREFAASNQYVAIATYFERESLEKLAEFFYRQAEEENEHAMKFVHYVTEAGGMAMIPTIEAPRHDIGSAENAAKLSLDWENEVTRQITALMDQAVKETDYLAQDFLRWFINEQLEEVTTMETLLKVIQRAGPNGLLLVESYVAGRGAAHEE